A window of Thermoanaerobaculia bacterium genomic DNA:
GGGAACCGGTTCGTGAGCAACCGCGGCGTCGCGTCCGCCGGTCTCTCCTTCAAGGAATGCGACGAGTCGCGCGTCGAGGACAACGAGTTCTCCGACGACGGCCGCGCCGTGCAGATCGAGGGCGCGTCGCGCAACCGCTTCTCGGGCAACCGCTTCCTCTTCAATGACACCGCAATCGAGCTGTTCGCTTCCGCCGAGGAGAACGTCTTCACCGAAAACGCGTTCGACGGTAACCTCACGCCCGTGGTGATCTCGGGGGGCTCGTCGTCGACGCGGTGGTCGGAAGCCGGTCGCGGCAACTGGTGGAGCGGATACCGCGGGCTCGACTTCGAGGGGCGCGGCGTCGGTCGCGAGCCCCAGCCGGTCGCGTCCGCGTTCGCCCGCATCGAAGGGAACAACCCGGCGGCCCGCCTCTTCCTCGCCTCGCCCGCGGCTTCCGCGCTCGACTTCGCCGCATCGTCGGTCGTTCCGGAAGACGACGGGGGGGTCGACCGCGCGCCGCTCGTGCGGCGCCCCGGCGTCGGCCGCCGCGGCCGTCGACCGGCGGGAGCGTCCGCGCTCGTCGCCCTGGCCCTGGCGGGAATGCTCCTGCCGCGCGGGGGGCGGGTGCGGCCGGACCGCCGGCGGAGATCACGGTGATCCTCTCGGTGTCGGGTCTCGAGAAGTCGTTCGGGGCGCGGCGCGTGCTCGCCGGGGTGGACCTCTCCGTCGCCGCCGGCGAGTGCGTCGCTCTCGTCGGCGGGAACGGCTCGGGGAAGACGACGACGCTCCGCGCGATCGCCGGCCTCGCGCGTCCGGACGCGGGACGGATCGAGATCGGCGGCGTCGACGCTCTCGCCGACGGGCCTCGCGCGCGGCGGCGCCTCTCGTACCTGCCGCAGCGCCCGGCCTTCCCCGGGACGCTCACGGTCCGGGAGACCCTGGCTTTCGTCGCGCGCCTGCGGGGGCTCGCCGCCGCGCGCGTCGAGGAGGAGATCGAGCGGTGCGAGCTCTCCGCGCTCTCCGG
This region includes:
- the ccmA gene encoding heme ABC exporter ATP-binding protein CcmA — encoded protein: MILSVSGLEKSFGARRVLAGVDLSVAAGECVALVGGNGSGKTTTLRAIAGLARPDAGRIEIGGVDALADGPRARRRLSYLPQRPAFPGTLTVRETLAFVARLRGLAAARVEEEIERCELSALSGENVAHLSGGERQRLALACALLPNAELALFDEPSSNLDARATAIFLSRAREITATGRSLLFTTHIPADLEHLAGRIVTLSDGRVGGSRLRVLAGGQA